In Desulfobulbaceae bacterium, one DNA window encodes the following:
- a CDS encoding YHS domain-containing protein, whose protein sequence is MSPIKIILLAVLFYFLFKLVTAGKNKPSVNHHDRDAKTPPDDILVEDPFCHTYIPQKEAEKLILKGKPYYFCSKKCLKSFQENK, encoded by the coding sequence GTGTCCCCCATCAAAATTATACTCCTTGCCGTTCTTTTTTACTTTCTGTTCAAATTAGTAACAGCAGGCAAGAACAAGCCTTCCGTTAATCACCACGATCGGGATGCCAAAACGCCACCGGATGACATTTTAGTCGAAGACCCTTTCTGCCACACCTACATCCCGCAAAAAGAGGCGGAAAAGCTAATTTTAAAAGGTAAACCATATTATTTTTGCAGCAAAAAATGTCTGAAATCATTTCAAGAAAATAAATAA
- the fsa gene encoding fructose-6-phosphate aldolase, with amino-acid sequence MKFFIDTANTDEIREAVSFGMVDGVTTNPSLIAKEGRQFEEVIKEISEIVDGPISAEVISLEAKGMVEEGRKLATISDNIVIKVPMTVEGLKATKIFTAEGIKTNVTLIFSATQALLAAKAGATYASPFVGRLDDISLPGMDLISDIMTIYDNYGYMTEVIVASVRSATHVLDSALIGAHIATIPFKVIAQLAKHPLTDKGIESFLSDWEKRKK; translated from the coding sequence ATGAAATTTTTTATTGATACCGCCAACACCGATGAAATCCGCGAAGCTGTGTCTTTTGGCATGGTGGACGGCGTTACAACCAACCCATCTCTCATTGCTAAAGAGGGCCGGCAGTTTGAAGAGGTTATCAAGGAGATCAGCGAAATTGTTGACGGCCCGATCAGCGCCGAAGTAATCAGCCTTGAGGCCAAGGGTATGGTGGAAGAGGGCAGAAAACTTGCAACCATCAGCGACAACATTGTCATCAAAGTTCCGATGACCGTAGAAGGCTTAAAGGCCACTAAAATATTTACCGCCGAAGGAATAAAGACCAATGTAACTCTGATCTTTTCTGCTACCCAGGCCTTATTGGCCGCCAAAGCTGGAGCGACCTACGCCAGCCCCTTTGTAGGCCGTTTGGATGACATCTCGCTGCCCGGCATGGATCTCATCAGTGATATCATGACAATCTACGATAATTACGGCTATATGACCGAAGTCATCGTTGCCAGTGTGCGAAGTGCCACTCACGTTCTTGACTCCGCCCTGATCGGAGCCCATATTGCCACAATTCCTTTTAAGGTAATCGCGCAACTTGCTAAACATCCTCTCACCGATAAAGGAATTGAAAGCTTTTTATCAGACTGGGAAAAGAGAAAAAAATAA
- a CDS encoding nitrous oxide reductase accessory protein NosL, whose product MLNTLCPRPSAKRDPLKRVGVLIVTLLLSASSLYALDVKVPDIMHPMKNPKMYTKTMECPNCGMMINMWARTRHSFSNHEGEFETCSIRCLADLSAKAGEKPENVKVAVYTEPEKMVSAHEAVYVVGSSAKGTMTMKSKIAFADKESAEKFVGQYGGEIQGFEATLKNATMEVDKMRAQIQSNRMGKGKISEPVAATSCSLCGMPPASFPAHRSQLTTTDGENLHFCSSKCLVNYVDEHKDSVKPQASWVTVYPDGDYEFVKGLYYVVGSSVMGPMGPEALPFRKKADAEALIAKQGGRIVRWSALTPEAIVVK is encoded by the coding sequence ATGCTGAATACGCTTTGTCCGAGACCATCGGCTAAAAGAGATCCTCTGAAACGGGTCGGAGTTTTAATTGTTACACTGCTGTTAAGTGCTAGCAGCCTATATGCGCTCGATGTCAAGGTTCCAGACATCATGCATCCAATGAAAAACCCTAAGATGTACACTAAAACAATGGAGTGCCCCAATTGCGGGATGATGATTAACATGTGGGCTCGAACCAGGCATAGTTTCAGTAACCACGAAGGGGAGTTTGAAACATGTTCAATTCGATGCCTTGCCGATCTTTCTGCTAAGGCTGGTGAAAAACCTGAAAATGTAAAAGTTGCCGTGTATACCGAGCCGGAAAAAATGGTCTCCGCTCATGAGGCTGTTTACGTTGTCGGTTCTTCGGCAAAGGGTACAATGACGATGAAGTCAAAGATTGCCTTTGCTGATAAAGAGAGCGCCGAAAAATTTGTGGGTCAATATGGCGGTGAAATACAGGGGTTTGAGGCAACACTTAAAAATGCCACAATGGAAGTTGATAAAATGCGGGCCCAAATTCAGTCAAATCGCATGGGTAAGGGAAAAATCAGTGAGCCAGTTGCGGCAACATCCTGCTCACTTTGCGGTATGCCTCCTGCCAGCTTTCCAGCACACCGCTCTCAGTTAACGACAACAGATGGTGAAAACCTGCATTTTTGTTCGTCCAAGTGTCTGGTTAACTATGTGGATGAGCATAAGGACAGCGTGAAGCCGCAAGCCTCCTGGGTAACAGTCTATCCTGACGGTGATTATGAGTTTGTCAAAGGCCTCTATTATGTTGTTGGCTCTTCGGTGATGGGGCCAATGGGGCCTGAAGCCCTACCGTTTCGAAAAAAAGCTGATGCCGAAGCGTTGATTGCCAAACAGGGCGGGCGTATAGTTCGCTGGTCAGCACTTACTCCGGAAGCAATAGTTGTGAAGTAG
- the folK gene encoding 2-amino-4-hydroxy-6-hydroxymethyldihydropteridine diphosphokinase, protein MALVFIGLGSNLGNGRINLTEAWKYLGRHPKITPLTLSSPYLSEPVGIVTTHWFTNAVGALETRLNPEELLVELLKIEKEMGRNRLSGQDRAIDLDILYYDDLLLCSSTLEIPHPELHKRLFVLAPLEELSPDHIHPASLLSSRSMRQTLKADYKVIKTTW, encoded by the coding sequence ATGGCATTAGTTTTTATCGGCCTCGGTTCTAATCTTGGTAATGGACGGATTAACCTGACTGAAGCCTGGAAATATCTTGGCCGACACCCGAAAATAACGCCACTAACACTGTCGAGTCCATACCTTTCGGAGCCAGTTGGTATCGTGACCACACACTGGTTCACAAATGCTGTTGGCGCTCTTGAAACCAGGCTGAACCCAGAAGAGTTACTCGTGGAACTGCTGAAAATCGAAAAAGAGATGGGCCGGAACCGGCTTTCGGGGCAAGATAGAGCCATTGATCTCGATATTTTATATTATGACGATCTACTGTTATGCAGTTCTACTCTTGAAATCCCTCATCCGGAGCTCCATAAAAGATTGTTTGTTCTTGCGCCTTTAGAAGAGTTATCACCAGACCACATACACCCGGCCTCACTTCTGTCCTCCCGTTCAATGAGGCAAACGCTAAAGGCTGATTATAAAGTAATAAAAACCACCTGGTAA
- a CDS encoding 4-hydroxy-tetrahydrodipicolinate synthase — protein sequence MTIFKGAFVAIVTPFIDGRIDEQGLKDLIEFQIENGTRGIVPCGTTGESATLTHDEHHRVVELTIKTVNGRVPVLAGTGSNSTAETIELTKHAKTAGADGSLMITPYYNRPSPEGLYQHFKSAAEAVDIPIIMYNVPSRTGINMLPATVARCAEIRNIVGIKEATADLNQISEVIRLCPDDFSVMSGDDFTSMATVAIGGTGLISVTSNVAPQEMAACIDFALEGKFAEARRLHYKLFPLMQAMFFESNPAPAKQALELMGKIKSGTPRLPLASMTPSGLDRLKKVMADYGLI from the coding sequence ATGACTATTTTTAAAGGAGCATTTGTAGCAATTGTTACCCCTTTTATTGACGGAAGAATCGATGAGCAAGGGCTTAAAGACCTGATCGAGTTCCAAATAGAAAATGGTACTCGTGGCATTGTCCCGTGCGGCACAACGGGCGAGTCAGCAACTCTAACCCATGATGAGCATCACAGGGTTGTTGAACTGACTATCAAGACTGTTAATGGCCGAGTGCCAGTGCTTGCCGGTACCGGTTCTAACAGCACGGCAGAAACCATCGAGCTCACCAAACATGCTAAAACGGCCGGTGCAGACGGCTCACTGATGATAACACCCTATTACAATCGACCCTCTCCGGAAGGCCTCTACCAGCATTTCAAAAGCGCCGCCGAGGCCGTAGATATCCCAATCATCATGTACAATGTCCCCTCCCGGACAGGGATTAATATGCTGCCTGCCACAGTAGCCCGCTGTGCAGAAATACGTAATATTGTCGGCATAAAAGAGGCAACTGCTGATCTCAACCAGATCAGTGAAGTTATCAGACTGTGCCCAGATGATTTTTCGGTTATGTCAGGTGACGACTTTACCTCTATGGCAACTGTGGCAATCGGGGGCACTGGCTTAATCTCTGTTACCTCTAATGTTGCACCACAAGAGATGGCGGCCTGTATTGATTTTGCACTTGAAGGGAAATTTGCAGAGGCAAGGAGATTGCACTATAAGCTTTTCCCTCTTATGCAGGCCATGTTTTTTGAATCAAACCCCGCTCCAGCCAAACAGGCTCTGGAACTGATGGGTAAAATTAAATCAGGCACCCCGCGTCTGCCACTGGCATCGATGACACCATCGGGGCTTGATCGACTTAAAAAGGTTATGGCTGATTACGGTCTTATCTAA
- a CDS encoding HAMP domain-containing histidine kinase codes for MFRSKSFFLFVLSGLALVALPLVLVLISSDFLMGKLVKQSSTSVYRSVSSAQLGLKLVENITNQERKIRQYLVLGDARLYEDVLGLHKEIINILNGLETLTQQEAQARRVRVLKEQEGAIFSALKLAAENSEQTTLLSNSFVELDRLGKEMYMLSNEETYKEVEKLQNSATHARATLLTLAFTLLPITIALIAFLARLITKPIKEIDRGIKQLGQGNFVSPIAITGPEDLIFLGRRLNWLRKKLAKYEKEKNKFAAHISHELKTPLASIYEGTELLNDEIVGPVNVKQREVVEILRKNCFQLQQHIENLVSYTMAQAQKTALIVSQFSVNDLILQCLEDYKSVIMKNSLTLTTEIDHFDIVADRERIKTVIDNLLSNAFKYSPFKGALLVSASVENDFCQLLVADSGQGISVEDKEFIFSPFYQGSSTGHTHIKGTGLGLAIAHEYVTAHGGTIELASSPLCGACFKVLLPLDDSRQV; via the coding sequence ATGTTTCGTTCAAAATCATTCTTTCTGTTTGTTCTTTCCGGGCTGGCACTGGTTGCCTTGCCCCTTGTCCTGGTGCTTATCAGCTCTGATTTTCTTATGGGGAAGTTGGTTAAACAGAGCTCCACCTCGGTCTACCGTTCTGTTTCTTCTGCCCAACTTGGCCTGAAGCTTGTTGAGAATATTACCAACCAGGAGAGGAAGATCCGGCAATATCTGGTTCTTGGTGATGCCCGATTATACGAGGACGTTCTTGGTCTGCACAAAGAGATTATTAACATATTAAATGGTCTTGAAACCCTTACACAGCAAGAGGCGCAAGCAAGGCGAGTCCGTGTCCTGAAAGAGCAGGAAGGTGCAATCTTCTCGGCACTTAAACTTGCTGCCGAGAACTCGGAGCAGACCACCCTTCTGTCGAACAGTTTTGTAGAGCTGGACCGTTTGGGCAAAGAGATGTATATGCTTAGCAATGAAGAGACCTATAAAGAGGTCGAGAAGTTACAAAATTCTGCAACTCATGCTCGGGCGACTCTGCTCACTTTGGCCTTTACATTGCTGCCGATTACGATTGCCTTGATCGCTTTTTTAGCCCGCCTTATCACCAAACCCATCAAAGAGATTGATCGGGGCATTAAGCAGCTTGGCCAGGGAAACTTCGTATCACCAATTGCGATAACCGGCCCCGAAGATCTGATTTTTCTGGGAAGGCGGCTTAACTGGTTACGAAAAAAACTGGCTAAATACGAAAAAGAAAAAAATAAATTCGCCGCTCATATCTCCCATGAACTAAAAACACCGCTCGCTTCAATTTATGAGGGCACCGAACTGCTAAATGATGAAATTGTTGGTCCCGTAAATGTAAAGCAGCGAGAAGTTGTCGAAATACTCCGCAAAAACTGTTTTCAGCTCCAGCAGCATATTGAGAATCTTGTGAGTTACACAATGGCCCAGGCTCAGAAAACGGCACTCATCGTAAGCCAGTTTTCTGTCAATGATCTCATCCTCCAGTGCCTTGAGGATTATAAGTCGGTTATCATGAAAAATAGTCTTACGTTGACAACAGAAATTGACCATTTTGATATTGTCGCTGACCGGGAGCGGATTAAGACGGTGATCGATAATTTGCTGTCAAATGCCTTTAAATATAGTCCATTTAAAGGGGCTTTACTGGTGTCGGCCTCCGTCGAAAATGATTTTTGTCAACTGCTGGTTGCAGATTCGGGTCAAGGAATTTCTGTTGAGGATAAAGAGTTTATTTTTTCACCATTCTATCAGGGCAGCTCGACAGGTCACACGCACATTAAGGGAACAGGGCTGGGCCTGGCTATCGCCCATGAATATGTTACTGCTCATGGCGGAACCATAGAGCTTGCTTCGTCGCCTCTTTGCGGAGCCTGTTTTAAAGTTCTTTTACCCTTAGACGATTCCCGACAGGTTTAA
- a CDS encoding 4-hydroxy-tetrahydrodipicolinate reductase, which yields MIKVLIAGVAGRMGKRIAYMVNEHPDLQIAGGFELPGTPDIGKDIGEVGGFGSIGVSISDSFEAIADSGDVIIDFTFHEATMKLARKAAERKKAMIIGTTGLSQGNIDELARLCKSFPCVQSPNMAVGVNVLFKAAAKIASVLGDSYDIEIIESHHKMKKDAPSGTALKLGEVIAQAVNRDLKEVGVYERHGIIGERGEKEIGIQTVRAGDIVGEHTVYFAGAGERIEITHRAHSRDNFAKGAAVAAAWVANKANGLYTMFDVLGLQDF from the coding sequence ATGATTAAAGTGCTGATAGCCGGTGTCGCCGGCCGAATGGGAAAACGCATAGCCTATATGGTCAATGAACACCCAGACCTCCAGATTGCCGGCGGCTTTGAGTTGCCCGGCACCCCTGATATAGGAAAGGACATTGGTGAGGTCGGCGGATTTGGTTCTATTGGAGTCAGCATCTCAGACAGCTTTGAAGCTATTGCTGACTCAGGCGATGTAATTATCGATTTCACTTTCCATGAAGCAACAATGAAACTGGCTAGAAAAGCTGCTGAGCGTAAAAAGGCGATGATCATCGGCACAACTGGACTAAGCCAGGGAAATATTGATGAACTGGCCCGGCTCTGTAAGAGTTTTCCCTGCGTGCAATCACCAAACATGGCAGTTGGAGTCAATGTACTTTTTAAAGCGGCAGCCAAAATTGCCTCCGTCCTGGGTGACTCCTATGACATTGAAATTATTGAATCGCACCATAAGATGAAAAAAGACGCCCCCAGTGGCACAGCGTTAAAACTTGGCGAGGTCATTGCCCAGGCTGTGAACCGTGATTTAAAAGAAGTTGGTGTCTACGAAAGGCACGGCATTATCGGCGAACGTGGTGAAAAAGAGATCGGCATTCAAACAGTTCGTGCTGGTGATATTGTCGGCGAACATACTGTTTATTTTGCCGGCGCCGGCGAGCGAATTGAAATCACCCACAGAGCCCATAGTCGGGATAATTTTGCCAAGGGAGCAGCCGTAGCTGCAGCCTGGGTCGCCAATAAAGCCAATGGCCTCTACACCATGTTTGACGTTTTGGGCCTACAGGATTTTTAG
- a CDS encoding sigma 54-interacting transcriptional regulator: protein MTSETIMIVDDDADLLSLLSMRLSGAGYEICQASCAEEALAKLPVARPGLIVTDLRMGEMDGLSLFENIRNMDSLLPVIIMTAHGSIPDAVEATQKGVFSFLTKPVDGKNLIKEVKRALSLSGSSGDSGHDDSREWRRCLISQSQIMEDLLAQAKLVAGGRSNIMIHGESGTGKELLAKAIHAASPRRDKPFIAVNCGAIPETLLESELFGHVKGSFTGAVRNHLGLVRAADGGTLFLDEIGDTPLSFQVKLLRVIQERNLRPVGSTETIEVDVRIISATHQSLRELMDNGQFREDLFYRLNVVTLELPPLKDRPEDIPLLANYFLQTLAKEANKKVNSFAPEAMELLMAEGWPGNVRQLYNVVEHSVAIATSSIISQDLLKVTIQKGFSTFPTYAEAKQRFEQDYLITLLKMTEGNVTQAARISKRNRTDFYKLLQRNHIVSALFKKS from the coding sequence ATGACTTCAGAAACCATAATGATTGTTGACGATGATGCCGATCTGTTAAGCCTTTTATCTATGAGGCTTTCCGGGGCTGGCTATGAAATCTGTCAGGCAAGCTGCGCGGAAGAGGCTTTGGCAAAACTTCCTGTTGCCAGGCCAGGATTGATAGTAACCGATTTACGCATGGGGGAAATGGACGGTTTAAGCCTCTTTGAGAATATCCGCAACATGGATTCTCTTCTGCCGGTGATTATCATGACGGCACATGGGTCTATTCCGGATGCGGTTGAGGCAACTCAAAAAGGGGTCTTCTCGTTTTTGACAAAACCGGTTGACGGAAAAAACCTTATTAAGGAAGTCAAGCGGGCGTTGAGCCTCAGCGGCTCATCCGGCGATAGCGGCCATGATGATTCTCGAGAGTGGCGGCGTTGCCTTATCAGCCAGAGCCAGATTATGGAGGATCTGCTGGCCCAGGCCAAACTGGTGGCCGGTGGACGATCCAACATAATGATCCATGGTGAAAGCGGTACAGGCAAAGAGTTGCTGGCCAAGGCAATTCATGCGGCAAGTCCGCGTCGTGATAAACCTTTTATTGCGGTTAACTGCGGTGCTATTCCCGAGACCTTGCTCGAATCTGAACTTTTTGGTCATGTTAAAGGTTCTTTTACAGGTGCTGTCAGAAACCATCTGGGTTTAGTCCGGGCTGCTGATGGTGGGACCCTGTTTTTAGACGAGATTGGTGACACTCCATTGTCTTTTCAGGTTAAGCTTTTAAGGGTGATTCAAGAACGAAATCTCAGGCCGGTTGGTTCAACTGAAACCATTGAGGTAGATGTGCGTATTATATCTGCAACGCATCAGTCCTTGCGTGAACTGATGGATAATGGTCAGTTCAGGGAAGACCTTTTCTATCGCCTTAATGTTGTGACGCTTGAGTTGCCTCCGCTTAAGGACAGGCCCGAAGATATCCCTTTGCTCGCCAACTATTTTTTACAGACCTTGGCTAAGGAGGCCAATAAAAAGGTTAACTCCTTCGCCCCGGAGGCAATGGAGTTGCTTATGGCAGAAGGCTGGCCAGGGAATGTCCGGCAGCTGTATAATGTCGTTGAACACTCGGTGGCGATTGCTACCAGTTCCATCATTTCCCAGGACCTTCTAAAGGTCACTATTCAGAAAGGCTTTAGTACCTTCCCAACCTATGCCGAGGCCAAACAGCGTTTTGAACAGGACTACCTCATAACATTGCTTAAAATGACCGAGGGTAATGTCACGCAGGCAGCCCGAATTTCTAAAAGGAATCGCACTGATTTTTATAAGTTACTCCAGAGAAACCACATTGTGTCTGCTCTTTTTAAGAAATCGTAA
- the uvrA gene encoding excinuclease ABC subunit UvrA, which translates to MSQTYIRIRGARMHNLKNIDLDLPRDQLIVFTGLSGSGKSTLAFDTLYAEGQRRYVESLSTYARQFLGQMDKPEVDTLEGLSPAVSIEQRTTNRNPRSTVGTITEIYDYLRLLYARVGRPHCPDCGKPIEAQSIQDMVAALLAKPEGTKVIFMAPLVDGKKGTHATLFNRLRTEGFIRLRINGEFRTLDEEIELEKNKRHSVEVVVDRLVIKSGIERRLSESVTTAVRLSEGLLLVHYPEDATEHLLSERASCNSCGISLPDLSPQLFSFNNPKGACPECSGLGVKQFFDPNLLVPEPSLSINKGAIAPWRNRSAMSYSTQLLTALAKHYSFSLTTPFNKLAKKAKEVILYGTGRQEIQFTYERRQRRLEFAKPYEGIIPQLARRYKETASGLIREDLDQYINVQPCPVCHGARLSPAPLSVRIGKYNIYEMTCLGIEQLARELLTISFSSQERFIATPILKEIGERLAFLNGVGLGYLSLSRNASTLSGGESQRIRLASQIGTSLMGVLYILDEPSIGLHQRDNQRLIKTLTRLRDLGNTVIVVEHDSDTIIAADHVLDMGPGAGVHGGNIVYNGPVAGLFDHEESLTGGYLSGRLVIALPKKRRKARKTHQLTVHKAIVNNLQAVTCSFPLGLMTCVTGVSGSGKSSLVMQTLYKGVLSQLQSAIGPAGECQKITGLQHIDKVIDIDQSPIGRTPRSNPATYTGVLTPIRELLARLPESRARGYQPGRFSFNIKGGRCEACEGDGVIKIAMHFLPDVYVTCEACRGKRYNTDTLDILYKGKSIADILAMNVEEALDFFKKIPALQSRLQTLFDVGLSYISLGQSSVTLSGGEAQRIKLARELSKRSTGRTLYILDEPTTGLHPADIQHLLIVLNRLVDSGNTIVVIEHNLDVIKTADYVVDLGPEGGEGGGRLVACGTPEDIAANKESYTGRFLQQVLDVDRA; encoded by the coding sequence ATGTCACAGACCTATATTCGTATACGGGGCGCCCGTATGCACAACTTGAAAAATATTGATCTTGATCTGCCAAGGGACCAGCTGATTGTTTTTACCGGCTTAAGCGGTTCTGGCAAGTCTACCCTTGCCTTTGATACCTTGTATGCTGAGGGTCAACGGCGATATGTTGAGTCCCTGTCCACTTACGCCAGACAGTTTTTAGGTCAGATGGACAAGCCGGAAGTTGATACACTTGAGGGTTTGTCCCCCGCTGTGTCTATTGAGCAGCGCACCACAAACCGCAACCCCCGTTCTACCGTGGGCACGATCACTGAAATTTATGATTACCTGCGGCTTTTGTATGCCCGGGTTGGCAGGCCGCATTGCCCTGATTGTGGTAAGCCGATTGAGGCCCAGAGTATTCAGGATATGGTGGCAGCCTTGTTGGCTAAGCCGGAAGGAACCAAGGTTATTTTCATGGCCCCTCTGGTTGATGGGAAAAAAGGTACCCACGCCACCTTGTTTAATCGTCTACGGACTGAGGGATTTATTCGTTTACGGATAAATGGTGAGTTTAGAACTCTTGATGAAGAGATTGAGCTTGAGAAGAACAAACGCCATTCGGTTGAGGTGGTTGTTGACCGATTGGTTATTAAGTCAGGCATTGAGAGGCGACTTTCGGAATCAGTAACCACAGCGGTTCGCCTCTCTGAGGGGCTTCTTCTGGTGCATTATCCTGAAGATGCCACCGAACACCTTTTGAGTGAACGAGCGTCTTGTAATAGCTGCGGAATTAGTCTGCCGGACTTGTCTCCCCAACTATTCTCCTTTAACAACCCCAAAGGAGCTTGCCCGGAGTGCAGCGGGCTTGGAGTTAAACAGTTCTTTGATCCGAATCTTCTGGTGCCGGAGCCATCGTTAAGTATCAACAAAGGGGCGATTGCACCGTGGCGCAATCGTTCAGCGATGTCGTATTCTACTCAGCTTCTGACAGCTTTGGCGAAGCACTACTCCTTCAGCTTGACTACTCCATTCAACAAATTGGCCAAAAAAGCAAAAGAGGTCATCTTGTATGGTACCGGCCGCCAGGAAATTCAATTCACCTACGAGCGGCGCCAGCGCCGACTGGAGTTTGCTAAACCCTATGAAGGAATTATTCCTCAGCTAGCCAGGCGCTATAAAGAAACAGCTTCCGGGTTGATCCGGGAAGATCTCGATCAATATATAAATGTGCAGCCTTGTCCGGTGTGCCATGGTGCGCGTTTGAGCCCTGCCCCGCTATCTGTTCGTATCGGCAAATACAATATTTATGAGATGACCTGCCTTGGCATTGAGCAGCTGGCCAGGGAGTTATTGACAATATCGTTTTCAAGTCAGGAAAGGTTTATTGCCACTCCCATATTAAAAGAGATAGGAGAAAGGCTTGCGTTTCTTAATGGCGTAGGACTTGGCTATCTTTCGTTGTCCCGCAATGCCTCTACCTTGTCAGGGGGTGAGTCTCAAAGAATTCGACTGGCCTCGCAGATAGGGACTTCGCTGATGGGTGTTCTTTATATTTTGGATGAACCGAGCATTGGCCTCCACCAGCGGGATAACCAGCGCTTAATCAAGACCTTAACTCGGCTCAGGGATTTAGGAAATACCGTGATTGTTGTAGAACATGATTCGGACACAATTATCGCAGCTGATCATGTTCTCGATATGGGGCCAGGTGCCGGGGTGCATGGTGGGAATATTGTCTATAATGGTCCTGTTGCCGGCTTATTTGACCATGAAGAATCATTGACGGGAGGCTATCTCTCTGGTCGGCTGGTTATTGCATTGCCCAAAAAACGTAGGAAGGCGAGAAAAACCCATCAACTTACAGTGCATAAAGCCATAGTCAACAACCTGCAAGCAGTTACCTGTTCGTTCCCTTTGGGGCTTATGACCTGTGTTACCGGGGTTTCCGGCTCGGGCAAGAGCTCTCTGGTCATGCAGACCTTGTATAAAGGTGTTTTGAGTCAGTTGCAAAGCGCCATTGGGCCGGCGGGGGAGTGCCAAAAAATCACCGGTCTTCAACATATAGATAAGGTAATCGATATTGATCAAAGTCCAATTGGGCGGACTCCGCGCTCGAATCCAGCTACCTATACCGGCGTTTTAACACCGATTCGTGAACTATTGGCCAGGCTGCCCGAATCTCGAGCTCGGGGTTATCAACCCGGACGATTTAGTTTTAATATTAAAGGAGGCCGTTGCGAGGCCTGTGAGGGTGATGGTGTCATCAAAATTGCCATGCACTTTCTGCCCGATGTCTATGTGACATGTGAGGCCTGTCGTGGTAAACGTTACAATACCGATACCCTGGATATCCTGTATAAGGGCAAGAGTATTGCTGATATTCTTGCTATGAATGTTGAAGAAGCCCTTGATTTTTTTAAGAAAATTCCAGCCCTGCAATCACGATTGCAAACTTTATTTGATGTCGGCCTTTCCTATATCTCCCTTGGCCAGTCGTCTGTTACATTGTCTGGGGGAGAGGCTCAGCGCATAAAATTGGCCCGGGAGTTGAGTAAGAGAAGTACCGGCAGAACGTTGTATATCCTTGATGAACCCACGACAGGCTTACATCCTGCAGATATTCAACATCTTTTGATTGTGCTAAACCGTTTAGTTGACAGTGGTAATACCATTGTTGTTATCGAGCATAATCTTGATGTTATAAAAACCGCTGACTATGTCGTTGACCTCGGACCAGAGGGAGGTGAAGGTGGCGGCAGGCTAGTTGCCTGTGGAACACCTGAAGATATTGCCGCAAACAAGGAGTCATATACCGGCAGATTTTTGCAGCAGGTTTTAGACGTGGACCGCGCTTGA
- the secB gene encoding protein-export chaperone SecB: MSDQNTDKAAQKPQEHPIFRLQKMYIKDLSFENPNAPDVFTAKQGEPKVEVNLGLKNKELPGDDLYEVSIKITANITQGTEGKTLFITEIEHCGVFLIKNIPAEHMNAVMAVDAPTMLFPYTRQIISQISVDGGFIPFLMEPVNFLGLYQNQQKQAQEQAKKEKA; the protein is encoded by the coding sequence ATGAGTGATCAAAATACCGACAAAGCGGCACAAAAACCTCAAGAACACCCAATTTTTCGGCTTCAAAAGATGTATATCAAGGATTTATCCTTTGAAAATCCTAATGCCCCAGATGTTTTTACTGCCAAACAAGGGGAGCCTAAAGTTGAGGTAAATCTTGGCTTAAAAAATAAAGAGTTGCCTGGTGACGATCTCTATGAAGTCTCCATTAAAATTACCGCCAATATTACTCAGGGAACTGAAGGTAAAACACTGTTTATTACAGAGATTGAGCACTGTGGTGTTTTCTTGATCAAAAATATTCCAGCTGAGCATATGAATGCAGTTATGGCCGTTGACGCCCCAACGATGCTCTTCCCGTACACCCGTCAAATTATCAGCCAGATTTCTGTTGATGGCGGTTTCATTCCATTCCTGATGGAGCCTGTGAACTTTTTAGGTCTTTACCAGAACCAGCAAAAACAAGCTCAGGAGCAGGCAAAGAAAGAGAAAGCGTAG